A window of Daucus carota subsp. sativus chromosome 2, DH1 v3.0, whole genome shotgun sequence genomic DNA:
TGCCAGCCATACAAAGTTTTACATTGCCAGTCCATCCAGCcaacataataaataatttgaagatatatatatatatatgtatatatagacagcGTCCTAAACACTAGAaaccttttaaaataaaaactagaaactaaaCTAAAAGCTTTTCTAAATCACATCAAAATATAGCACAGatggtatgcaaattgatcgttgggagatgaagaaaaatatagtgaagtcggattttttatataaaaaaaaaaaaagcacacTGAttgcaaaaaaaatcaaattagaaaCAGAGGGGATTATAGGATCATGTGTGGGAGGGTGTGTTTAAATTGTGTATGATGGGTGACTTCTATGGGACCATCAGATTATCATCTAAGGGCTTAaattagtttctagtttctattttaatattggtttgtatttgttCACTAGcctatactccctccatcccataaATTTCTACACTTTCTTTTTCCGGAtatcccattcaattctatacatttcaaaactttcccaaagtaatatacttttataatataaaagtcccacccacccactactttcatctacttttccaaatctatcTATTATATATTGGATGGcccccaccactttacccactttctcTTCTCTTTCCCACTACGTTATACACTTTTCTGAATCTTCGTGTCCATTccatatgtatataattcaaagggacggagggagtatgtgtgtgtgtgcgcgcgcgcgcactcacatatatttgtatgtatatattaacaCTAATAATATGAGATGAATGAAAACAGGGAATAATCTTCACAGGGAATGACTTCTTTATAAGTGGAACGATATTCATACCACAAAGCATTACATAGATACAACATAAGAGCCCCTTCACCTTCCCCTCCCAAGCAATCAGTGTAACAGACACTAACAGATAACCAAGTTCCTAAAGTTATTACCTCCTTGCTGTGGTTTCTCTGGAAGTATGTCACCAATAACTTAATCACAATGCGCCTGCCATTATGGGAAAGTTGTTATATAACTTTttcattcatatatatacacatcaaaCAGACGAGGATATATGCATTGTTTACTACATCACATCATATATCACCACCCCAATTTCAGATAATGGACATGATTTTATTTTCCTATACAGATGTATCCGTTGTGGACCTAATTCACCTTAGAGTGAAACTTGTACACAGTTATAGCAGCCATGCAACCCAAAGTGTCTACAAAACAATAGATATATGCATTTATAGTTCCATACATAACTCCATGACATGTTTGAATAATAAAAGGGCGATCAAACTAAAAGCAGATATAAGTTGTCAAGTTTCAACTTTTgagaatacaccagtctctggtTAACGGCTGCAATTAGTTTACCAACCCTTGTAAAATAATGAATCCTAATATCTGAACAATAATGATCAAGGCTAAATCAAGATCCATTTCATTTTAGCCGAAGAGACAGTGTTAACAGAGATACATGATATTGAGATTTTTGTGTTGCAATATCAATTATCTATATACATCTGTGTGTGTGCGCATGAGCTGAAAGTCAAAGATCGTGTCAAGTGATTAAAACCAAACCTGTCAACAAAATAATCAGAATCCATTGACATTCTATTAAGCCTTGTCATGCTCTGTTCAAGAGCACGACGAAGCTTTGCATTGTCTTCCTCGATCTTATTTACTCTACTTTTACCATCGGCTAACAGTCTCTCAGCCTCCGAAAGTTTTGCTAAGATTTCTTCCTTATCACTCTTCATTATCTCTGCTTGCTGATATGCATCCTAGTCAATATAGAGACCAAAAAACCTTATTAGGGTTATGGGTATATATTAGCTGCAAGCTTATCTCttacacacacgcgcgcgcgccaCTTTAAAATTGGACAAAGGTCACAATACTAATGACAGTCCCAATAAGATTGTCACTTTGAATCAGAATCAGCATAAAGACCACTTTCATTTGCAATGGtagaaaaagagaagaaattgaaATAAGTAGGAAACAGTACAGCAAGAATGTAAAAAACTTTTACAAAAGCTATATAAAAAATGCAGTACATAACAATACAATAGGGCAGCGGTTTTACCTTTAGACGTTCAGTAAGCTTGGCAGACTCTTCTCTCGCACTGGCCAATTTTTCTTCCAAATCTTCCTGAACAATATAAAGTACAAACAGTGGAACAAcatatgttttaaaaatccTGATGTCCACAAAACATAATCAGCGTGCGTCTTTTAGTAAGCATGAAAAACAACATTTCACCTTCGCTTCGATTTCAGCATAGTACTGGCCTAGAGCAGTTTGCAGGTTTAAAAGTTCATCATTTTTAGCGTTTAATGTGTTCCGGAAGCTTGATAGCTTTTTATTAAGGTCATCATTGATTTCCTTTGACTTTTTGAGTTCCTCATTATATTTGAAATGAACTTCCTCCTGACTCGCAATGGCCTGCTTCAGAGCTTTCTCCATTTGTAATATTTGAGCTCTTAAATACTCATTATGCCCTCTAAGTTCTTCAATGATCTTGCTATCTTCATCCATCTTTTCAGATTCTTCGGATTCCTACAAATTGCACCAAGAGAAACCTTCTTCAATTTCAACCAAAGAAAATTATAGATCATACTTTACATGGCACATAAACAATTTGCTAGCACTTAATAAGTTGTCGATGATTCCAAACTTATAGATGATATAATCTAAATAGGAACAATAACAAGTCAATCACATTCAAAAATCTTATAGAAATTGTCATCAAGAACTAATAAAAGCCTTGGCTCAGCATTCAATCACTGAGAATATCCTGCTATGTATAAAATATCCATCATATGGCAAAGGAATTTACAGATCTAAAAAGACAGTTGCAGACTTGCAGTTGCACCTTGGAATATAAAGTATATCCGCACATTAATACTGTTAGTTAACAAACTCTCCCAAAACCTTGCAGGAGGTAAGTTTGGTAAAAGTGGATCACTCTAGCCAACACTTAATTATGGTTTCCACGTAAATAAGAGTGATACTAGGACTACCTACTACTTAATACTAGAACTTGAATCCTTTTGGTACCATAACATATTAAATGACTGATTCTTCCTACACCCAAATGTGCTTGATAAATTCACTAAATAGAccattttaatttaacaaaacaCTAAAAACCATAAGTTCTAGATTGGTATCGTCGCCATAGATTTAAATCACCAAAACAAATTGTGAAAAAAAGTTAGAACTCAGCTCTAAACAATTTACAATTTACCTTCTCTAGCAAATGCTGCTTAAGACGATTAAGTTGTTGCAGTGCTTTTTCCTTTTCCCGGCATGCATCCTTCAGATCTCTCGCCATTTTTCGTATGGATAATTCCATCTCTTCTTTACCAGGAAAATCTCTAGACTGTGCCTCcaacatattatatttgttatccAAATGCAACCACATGAGAACACAATGACAAAAGAGTAAATAAGAAAAAGTGAAATATATATGACTATGGTCCCACCACCTCATTAACACTATTAGATAATGTATTTGATTTCTCAGGAACACCAGGAGTAACATTTTGGGATgtagctttcaaggcaaagagTTGATCTTTCTCCttctgaaaaaataaaaataattaagaagGTTAAATCtatgcaaaacaaaaaaaaaaaaaagagagagagagagagagagagagcagaaAGCTACAAAATAATTAGAGCAAAAAGCTCTTACCTTGAGATTGCTATTCTCCTCCTCTAAAGATGTGATTGCGTGTTTTAAATTCTCTACTAATACATCCGCTTCTGTATTATCTCTTTTATTCAACTCCACTTGTAGTCGGCCTATTTCCGATATCTTGTGGTTCAAGTCATTGCGAATTTGGTTCATCTCAACACACGTCTGCAATGTAAATGGTGCACTTTACATAACAAGAATTCCATAGATATTTGATACTACCCAAGTTGCATTGTATTTTGTCCAGTTTTTGGGTCATGACAGTTTTTGGTTCATAACATTGAAGTCAGAGAATTTTAGAATCCGATACGCTATTGGTGATTATTATAAACCTCACATAGAAAGATACACATGACTAGAAATAGTGATATATGGATAAATACACATCCTTAGACTAAATGTTAGCAAGGAGTGTTAGGTATCAAGACTGTGCTTCCGTAATTATCTCAAGTTTAGGTATACAGTCCAGATTCCCCTCTTTTAAGCAAGACAGAaactgttttttgtttttttttttaaaaagcaaCACAGATATTAGAACTTGAAACCCTGGAAAAAATATGCCACATGGGAGTATCGGCTGATATGATGAAAACCATGATAGATATTAATCTGTAGCATCCATTTAACATCATTCAGACGcaatattatacatatagaTGCATATTATAAGAGGGTAATGTTTCCACAGTCTGAGGGTGTTTTGTAATCTAAGACGCCTTCAAGTATAAATCtcattatgaaatattttttaatggaTCTTTTACAAAACATAGTTGCAatgatttttttgttaaaaaacatatttttcgaGTAGACGACTTACtctatatttaaaaaagatgaaTCATTCACATTTCACACACACAGAGCGCacgcggggggggggggggggggggggggggggtctaTGGAGAACTACAAAGAACtctttttattttacaaaatttatcatatcttttattcagaatatatatatatataggctcatgatcaaatagaaaccactcttaaaataaaaactagaaaccagtttccctaccactatttataactacaggtatcactaatttatattgcactaatcattgtttttatatagtatgtaaacaacgatttttattatcaaaattgagaaaatctacttatctaaattcgcgagatatgctatatatgtgtatatatatatttatattcgcgagatatgctatatataaattagtgatatgttatgtacaaattagtgatttctatagttaaaaatagtgataaaaaactgtacagaaactggtttttagtttttaggctaatttggtgtCTATTGGAGtatgactctctctctctctctatatatatatatatatatatttatatatagagggttactccagtgagaacttcttaaaatgagaaccgtgagaacttccttaatttatcatattttgactaatctaaacatcaaactagtgggtacctaatataaaaaatgtatataaaactagtctctccctagctagtcaaaaaaaaaattcaaaaaaaaaagtccactgccacgtcatcagtgattttttttaattttttttttttggctagctaggtggagaccttaatgatatacattttttgtgaaggtgcccctggcggggcccttcaaatgaatgagattttgataaattaaaaaagttctcacggttcccattttaagaaagttctcatttgagtaagtgcctatatatatatatatatatatatatatatataggctcatgatcaaatagaaaccactcttaaaataaaaactagaaaccagtttccctaccactatttataactacgggtatcactaatttatattgcactaatcattgtttttatatagtatgtaaacaacgatttttattatcaaaattgagaaaatctacttatctaaattattgataatcaattatagatgattaatttcatccgtaggaaggttcttggtggtaggaagccgcaagagaagtagtatgatgatggtaagtagtcgttggttttgtaagttatgatggaaagtgtatgtgactattggtggtgatagacaatggtggcaagtcatggaaacgtttgctaatggtggtaagaggtccattattacgatttgggtgaagatgatgatcatatacgttgcatatatatgtatatatatatttatattcgcgagatatgctatatataaattagtgatatgttatgtacaaattagtgatttctatagttaaaaatagtgataaaaaactgtacagaaactggtttttagtttttaggctaatttggtgtCTATTGGAGTATGaccctctctatatatatatatatttatatatagagggttactccagtgagaacttcttaaaatgagaaccgtgagaacttccttaatttatcatattttgactaatctaaacatcaaactagtgggtacctaatataaaaaatgtatataaaactagtctctccctagctagtcaaaaaaaaaaattcaaaaaaaaaagtccactgccacgtcatcagtgattttttttaattttttttttggctagctaggtggagaccttaatgatatacattttttgtgaaggtgcccctggcggggcccttcaaatgaatgagattttgataaattaaaaaagttctcacggttcccattttaagaaagttctcatttgagtaagtgcctatatatatatatatatatatatatatataggctcatgatcaaatagaaaccactcttaaaataaaaactagaaaccagtttccctaccactatttataactacgggtatcactaatttatattgcactaatcattgtttttatatagtatgtaaacaacgatttttattatcaaaattgagaaaatctacttatctaaattattgataatcaattatagatgattaatttcatccgtaggaaggttcttggtggtaggaagccgcaagagaagtagtatgatgatggtaagtagtcgttggttttgtaagttatgatggaaagtgtatgtgactattggtggtgatagacaatggtggcaagtcatggaaacgtttgctaatggtggtaagaggtccattattacgatttgggtgaagatgatggtcatatacgttgcatatatgtgtatatatatatttatattcgcgagatatgctatatataaattagtgatatgttatgtacaaattagtgatttctatagttaaaaatagtgataaaaaactgtacagaaaactggtttttagtttttaggctaatttggtgtCTATTGGAGtatgactctctctctctatatatatatatatatatttatatatagagggttactccagtgagaacttcttaaaatgagaaccgtgagaacatccttaatttatcatattttgactaatctaaacatcaaactagtgggtacctaatataaaaaatgtatataaaactagtctctccctagctagtcaaaaaaaaaaattcaaaaaaaaaagtccactgccacgtcatcagtgattttttttaatttttttttttggctagctaggtggagaccttaatgatatacattttttgtgaaggtgcccctggcggggcccttcaaatgaatgagattttgataaattaaaaaagttctcacggttcccattttaagaaagttctcatttgagtaagtgcctatatatatatatatatatatatatatatatatatataggctcatgatcaaatagaaaccactcttaatataaaaactagaaaccaatacaagttagtgatattctcagtacaatttagtgatattctctttaggatttagtgatctgtgttgcaagaattagtgaaaacttgctgAAACTGCCCAGAATCTCCAGATATGTTCCAGAAACCGctcagaatctccagatctgttcacgttttcaattcagatggtggtgacggtggtggagatggtggaggtgaaggtggagatggaggaaggatgattgtagcggaggtctgGGCGGCTTGAAGAGGGGATTGGAGTGTTGCCGGAATAGTGACGGCTCcgccgcgttttgaagttgagccgaagcggagaaagaagtatgaacggggctgaaggaggttgaagcaacGACCAAGATgaggttggtgaagatggaggtggagattgtattgttagagaaataatagaggtggagatggaggtggtggtcatggagggggcgggcagcatggaggtggtggtggacCTGGTGGTTATAGAGGAGGCGACGACGAaggtggtggcagtggcggatgtggaggtggggttggtgaagatggaggtggagatggggttgtttaataatttagtggtatttgctttaagatttagtgatattccagcttgatttttagtttctagaataaggaggtttttATTAgagtaagactatatatatagagagagagagaggattactccagtgagaacttcttaaaatgagaaccgtgagaacttccttaatttatcatattttgactaatctaaacatcaaactagtgggtaaccaatataaaaaatgtatataaaactagtctctccctagctagtcaaaaaaaaattcaaaaaaaaaaagtccactgccacgtcatcagtgattttttttttcggctagctaggtggagaccttaacgatatacattttttgtgaaggttcccctggcggggcccttcaaatgaatgagattttgataaattatatatatatatatatatgggttgcaCTCGACAcagaacattttaaaaaaagaacaacacagaacactgtcataacacttcatttttcacaaataattatttgttaaagTTATAACTACATAGCTAAacactaattaaattaatatattaaatctaacatccaaactcatccaaattattgatatgaaatattatagaatccagaacagaatccagGATAGAATCCAggatagaatcatataaatatattttttgcacgattattttacatagaatcatttatttttaataaatatttattattaaacatggtggatactattatcattcataataaaacgttattcagcttaaaatttgaatttaattcaagttttagatgagattctatatttgattctaaagtgttctgtgttgttctttttttaacaatgttctgttttgagcaatggcctatatatatatatatatatatatatatatatatatatatgtatgtatgtatatatgtttgtagTTAAAACCCAAAAAATGAGGAAAAAACATGCATTTAcagtaaaaatatgaaaaaacatTCACAGGACACATGCATGTTATCTACTGAACATAGTAATTTTATAATTCGTATTCTATAAAATTCATGACATTATTTATCAAGTATTGATGTGTTCTGCAAACAAAAAGGTAATTATGAGACTGTTTTATGTAATTGAAgcaaaaaaatgttgaaaagaTATTTACAGAACACGTAGATGTGAGGTACAGAACATATCCGACGAACTAGTTCTCATTTAAGCCTcatcatatacatatacatacatatataatgagagagagggagagagagagagagagagagagagagagagagagagagagcacgCTAGAtagatacatatacatatagatagatagacacacacacacacatatgaatcctaaaacatataaatgtaagaactaaaaTTGCGAAGAATTTCCAAGtacttaaataataaatagagaGGCTGCTGATGAGTCACCACTCAACCATCATTTCCTCCTCACAAATTACTAAGAAAAACGATTATTTACCCTCAAgcttgaataaatataaaattgtctAATACAAATCGAAAGAACCACAGTGTCATAATTTATTGGCAACAATCAAATTTGtgcaatcaaaaaaaataaagaaactcACTTTATCTTTGTCCGCTTTCAAATTGTGCAGCTCTTCTTGAATAGATAAGCCCATGGTTCGTTCATCTGTAAATGATTGTTGTTAAGCCAATATTATGCACACAAGCTGCAATAAGTACCTGGACATCAACATGTTAAAATCCCCCTACATACCTTGAAACTTCCTATTTATGTCTGCCAATCTGTTACGTTCTTTATCAAGTTCCATGCCCAGTTGTGTTATCTTCAACTCCTGACTTGATTGCTTAGCTTCAAGCTGCCGATTTCGTTCTTCTAGTAGAGCAAGATCCTTAAAAGCAATTAATTCAATCAGATTTCAAGGTTCAATAATCTGATTTCAAGGTTTAACATGCATAGTTCTAATTGCAGCTTGATTACTCCATTCAAATCGCCAAACACACGCTCTTAGGGCAAAGTGGACTTTGGTCTATGAACCCTTAATGAATTACATTGTAAAAACTCAAGATTATTTGGATTGTGGATAAAAAATTTCCTTTATAATGTGCACTTGCAAGTGTATGGTTATCAACAACACCTTAAAATTGTTTTTCTAAGGTCCTTCATGCTCAGAACAGTATTTTATGTAATTGTTATACACATAGGTGTCAGCCAACAATGAACCTGTCAATTTAGAGAAACAAGTAGGTCATTACCTTCTCATTACCTTGAATACTAGAACGTCTTGGTTCAATCGTACTTTGACTGCCACCAGTATGTGTAATATTTGCAATTCCATTGCTAATTATATCATGCTTCGAGGCAGAGCCATTCTGTGTTGGGCTTCCACTTGAATGTTTTCTTATTGCAGCCTTATACTGACGGTTGGCAGACTGCTCATTAGCCTAAAGAGAATAAGATATTCATTAGTTACCCCAGTCACAGATATCAAGTATGAACCTTGGTTTTCAACATTTACATTAAAGAAAGATGAGAATTAGCgtaaacaaatttttttccttCACATCAAAGCTTACCAAGTTTTGCTTTAAAGAAGAATTTTCCTCATTCACCCTAGATATGTAATCCTGTAAAATAAAGTAAGTACAAGGAAATGAGAACAAGGTTACTAATTCACTAACTAAACAACTAAAACACTAAGATTTTTAACAATCAAGcatataaaatttcatatacatataccaATAAAGAGGGCAAACAAAACGTCAGATAGCCTATTTAgaattaatcaaatagaagGGGAAGAAGAATAAGAAAATTGAAACTTGCACTAACATGCATGCAAAAGAACCGTAATTATAAtgatattctatttataataaagtaTGAATATTCAAATCGTAAGATATTTGACAACTTGTAAAAAGATCAATACAGAATCAAACAGAAATCTCTCGGGCACTTTAACTCTTTAAGGACTAAACTAGTTGAAATCAACCGTGTTCTCACTTATCATGGGTATTAGAACATTATATAGTATTCAAAAAGCTGCAAAAATAGGTTCTGCTCCCTTATCCCAACACACGAGGACGGTATGCACaccaattaaatctaatataaaCAATGTGGTCATGTACTCTCCCATCAATCGATTACTTCATATGTTGCAAATCACATCATAACTTTAATTTTTATAGCTATACATCCTGAACCTGAACCATAAGAAATTCCATATACAGAACAGCCATTCAGTCATAAAAGGAGAAGATGCATAGGCAGGCAAGTAcctctttttcttttaataatgcAGCATAATTGACTGATAATGCCTTAATTTCAGCCTCAGAATCCTGAAGCTTCCTGATTTGAGCTCTGTATTGTTCTATctacataataataaaacactTGATATCTCAAAGATGTGATCACTTAACCAATATTATATAGCAGAATCAACAATGCAAAAGAGTCTGTCAGTGTCAAATCCCTCTAAGCTAACACAAACCAAAAAGCCAGATAACTGGTAGACTAAGCCATATTTCAAGGGGAAAGAATGGAGATGGACATGTACAGACTTGCCCCTAATTTGAAAACAAGTGACTGTGATTGAATATTTTAGAAGCTTAAATTACTATAGCACTTTTCTCCCCCTCAACATTCTTAAATGTAGACAGCAACTGTAAAAAAGGATAGAGCATAAATTAAAACTCATAATTAAACAACACGCTAGACTGCTCGGAACAGTAAGCCATTGTGATTGACATCATTAGAACACAAATTTAGACAACATACTACATAGCATACAGCTCCTAACGGGAAACCAAATCTAATATTACAAGAAAAGCAACTAACTGGTGTGTAACCGCATTGAAAAATGCatacagcagcagcagcaacaatgTAACTAATCAAGTGCATGAATCAGGATTCAGTGACATCTCCTACAATACGCCTGTCAACTCTACTAAAGTCGTATCAAATAATGACAGCATAATGAAACACAAACGCCGAATAAGCAACAAGCTCCGCTACTAGCCCTAACCTAAAATTGTAGCCAaattaacttcaaatttaagCTTTAATTTGCCCAAAGACATttcacacatacatacataatcCAAGACGCGTAAATAAAAAGCAAATGTAGATAGGTAGGATATACCTCAGAATTGTGAGCTGAGTCGAAACCATTGGAAAGAGGAGAATTCGTATACGAAAACGAGCGATCAGAAAATCTGCGATTCGACACCGGAGAATCATTACGATCATTTGAGTTATAGATCGACGAATCCTCATattcgtcatcatcatcatgaacaTCTTGCGCTATCTTATTGAGATTCTCTTTAAAACTCGCTAGACTTGTACTCCACATCATTCGAATCAAATCAACAAAAACGTGTGTATGCGTgtgttattaaagtttaattgGCAGTGAAATATGTGAATTAATAAAGGTTTGAGCAGAGATTACACACACAAGCATTAGAATTCAACAATTTACACACAGAAAGTGTTGTATTTGATACGAGAGGGACAAGGCGAGTAGAACAGGAGACAATTTTGGTGTAACTTATGTTGGGTAGATCTGGAAAATaccatctctttttttttaactttcttGTGTTTATTAAGCCAGGTTTCTGTCGGGGTGTCAACCATTGTTTTGGGCCGTTATAAGATGACTGGGAGACGGGCTTTAAATGCTTCGACGAGTCCGGGATCTTTAAGTTCATATTGATATATAACAGATATATAACAGAGCCCAAATGTGATTATGGGCCAAATTGTCCGGAAAGTGATGCCTTTtacaattttgttttgattatgcGGTTAAAGATGTGtgcagaaaataaaattaatatacacaAACGTTTTGAAGTTCAACATTTTATAGACGTGGCTAAATatgttaacaatttaaagtaacCTAGAATTATTGGGTCTTGCATACATTCAACTGCGGCTTCGATATGGGaaaaaaaaagtattacaataagATTATGCTGCATACActaaaaaaattcccaaaatttTTTATCATATGACAGATGAATGAAAAGTTGTGATTGTGTGATTGATGTATATAGAAGGGAGTCTTGTTTTTAT
This region includes:
- the LOC108208880 gene encoding golgin candidate 4 isoform X1, which gives rise to MMWSTSLASFKENLNKIAQDVHDDDDEYEDSSIYNSNDRNDSPVSNRRFSDRSFSYTNSPLSNGFDSAHNSEIEQYRAQIRKLQDSEAEIKALSVNYAALLKEKEDYISRVNEENSSLKQNLANEQSANRQYKAAIRKHSSGSPTQNGSASKHDIISNGIANITHTGGSQSTIEPRRSSIQGNEKDLALLEERNRQLEAKQSSQELKITQLGMELDKERNRLADINRKFQDERTMGLSIQEELHNLKADKDKTCVEMNQIRNDLNHKISEIGRLQVELNKRDNTEADVLVENLKHAITSLEEENSNLKKEKDQLFALKATSQNVTPGVPEKSNTLSNSVNEVSRDFPGKEEMELSIRKMARDLKDACREKEKALQQLNRLKQHLLEKESEESEKMDEDSKIIEELRGHNEYLRAQILQMEKALKQAIASQEEVHFKYNEELKKSKEINDDLNKKLSSFRNTLNAKNDELLNLQTALGQYYAEIEAKEDLEEKLASAREESAKLTERLKDAYQQAEIMKSDKEEILAKLSEAERLLADGKSRVNKIEEDNAKLRRALEQSMTRLNRMSMDSDYFVDRRIVIKLLVTYFQRNHSKEVLDLMVRMLGFTDEDKQKIGVAQQGAGKGVVRGVLGLPGRLVGGIMGGSPAGSSASTASDNQSFADLWVDFLLKETEERERAKNESAQDQHGADPGTAGSPISSRTDTVPVAASGLSRWNSPLNQEQTTLLPHGNLQIENTDSEFSTVPLSESNPQLSRLLPRY
- the LOC108208880 gene encoding golgin candidate 4 isoform X2; its protein translation is MMWSTSLASFKENLNKIAQDVHDDDDEYEDSSIYNSNDRNDSPVSNRRFSDRSFSYTNSPLSNGFDSAHNSEIEQYRAQIRKLQDSEAEIKALSVNYAALLKEKEDYISRVNEENSSLKQNLANEQSANRQYKAAIRKHSSGSPTQNGSASKHDIISNGIANITHTGGSQSTIEPRRSSIQGNEKDLALLEERNRQLEAKQSSQELKITQLGMELDKERNRLADINRKFQDERTMGLSIQEELHNLKADKDKTCVEMNQIRNDLNHKISEIGRLQVELNKRDNTEADVLVENLKHAITSLEEENSNLKKEKDQLFALKATSQNVTPGVPEKSNTLSNSVNESRDFPGKEEMELSIRKMARDLKDACREKEKALQQLNRLKQHLLEKESEESEKMDEDSKIIEELRGHNEYLRAQILQMEKALKQAIASQEEVHFKYNEELKKSKEINDDLNKKLSSFRNTLNAKNDELLNLQTALGQYYAEIEAKEDLEEKLASAREESAKLTERLKDAYQQAEIMKSDKEEILAKLSEAERLLADGKSRVNKIEEDNAKLRRALEQSMTRLNRMSMDSDYFVDRRIVIKLLVTYFQRNHSKEVLDLMVRMLGFTDEDKQKIGVAQQGAGKGVVRGVLGLPGRLVGGIMGGSPAGSSASTASDNQSFADLWVDFLLKETEERERAKNESAQDQHGADPGTAGSPISSRTDTVPVAASGLSRWNSPLNQEQTTLLPHGNLQIENTDSEFSTVPLSESNPQLSRLLPRY